The following are encoded together in the Terriglobales bacterium genome:
- a CDS encoding ABC transporter permease — MDRFLQDLRYALRQLTKSPAFTVTALLTLALGIGANTAIYSLLDQVMLRSLPVQDPEQLVMLKSSGSDRGRISAYGGSSDDYFSYPMYRDLRDKNSVFSGVVATDQVQVGVQWHNQPELVQGELVSGNYFDVLGVKPAVGRLLVQSDDEVQERSPVVVLSYGYWQRRFGSDPRVVNDTILVNSHPFTVVGVASPGFKSFVVGAAPDVFAPMMMKPQITPGWNDLDERRSRWLNAIGRLKPGMTLAQAEAGLAPLWRSLREEELKAIPNATPKFREGFVAKSKLSLSEAAQGFSPVRDQIGTPLVIVMAMVGLVVLIACANVASLLLVRAAGRVREMSVRYALGASRMRVVQQLVIEGLVLGVGGGIIGLAIAPSVTQLLLRKIWTDSSGQIPFSSSPDIRVLVFNFGLSAAVGLLFSLAPALQFWRPDLVQTLKQQLTTASGGQLRLRRSSVALQMGLSLLLLFGAGLFVRTLHNLRNVDVGFASDHLLTFGISPGYAGYKLEQNPDLYKRIVDTLKGLPGVRSAAATSDPELAGNDSMSSIGIPGYTPGENERMAVEWAEISPGYFDTLKLPSVIGRDISDQDHAGTTKVAVVNETFARRYFGGPDKAVGHNFARGGAPEDKPEFQVIGVVRDAKHRNLRDEIGPTVYIPYTQVDPKRGLTFMQFYVRTWQAPEEATNTIRTAMQSLDSKLVVDSLLTVDRQINNNVTNESIVAFLAVSFGVLATFLAAIGLYGVLAFSTAQRTREIGIRMALGASRSSVVQMVLREVLWLAGISVAIAVPSAVLLARYLRSQLYGVSNTDPLTLVAVVVVIAAVAMLAAMLPARRAAGVNPTKALRYE; from the coding sequence ATGGACCGCTTTCTGCAGGACCTTCGCTATGCGCTGCGACAGCTAACAAAGTCGCCGGCCTTCACCGTGACCGCTCTGCTGACGCTCGCCTTAGGCATCGGCGCGAACACGGCGATTTATAGCCTGCTCGACCAGGTAATGCTCCGCAGCTTGCCGGTTCAAGATCCTGAGCAGTTGGTGATGCTCAAGAGCTCAGGAAGCGATCGCGGAAGAATCAGTGCCTATGGTGGAAGCAGCGATGATTACTTCTCTTATCCCATGTACCGCGATCTTCGGGACAAGAACTCCGTCTTCAGCGGCGTAGTAGCCACTGACCAGGTGCAAGTAGGAGTCCAGTGGCATAACCAGCCTGAACTCGTGCAAGGCGAGCTCGTGTCGGGAAATTATTTCGATGTGCTTGGAGTGAAGCCTGCCGTCGGACGCCTGCTCGTGCAATCCGACGATGAAGTGCAGGAGCGCAGTCCCGTCGTCGTGCTCAGCTACGGCTATTGGCAAAGAAGATTTGGTTCTGATCCGCGAGTCGTGAACGACACGATTCTGGTGAATAGCCATCCATTTACGGTTGTCGGCGTGGCTTCGCCGGGATTCAAAAGCTTTGTCGTAGGAGCCGCGCCTGATGTATTCGCTCCGATGATGATGAAGCCGCAGATCACTCCCGGTTGGAATGATCTCGACGAACGCCGTTCCCGCTGGCTGAACGCCATTGGGAGACTCAAACCCGGAATGACGCTCGCTCAAGCAGAGGCCGGCTTGGCTCCCTTGTGGCGTTCTCTGCGCGAGGAAGAACTGAAGGCAATCCCCAACGCCACACCCAAATTCCGTGAGGGCTTTGTTGCCAAGTCAAAACTCAGTCTTAGCGAAGCCGCACAAGGATTCTCGCCTGTGCGCGATCAGATCGGCACGCCGCTCGTGATTGTGATGGCGATGGTTGGGCTCGTTGTGCTGATCGCCTGCGCTAACGTCGCCAGCTTGCTTCTGGTACGTGCAGCCGGACGCGTTCGCGAAATGTCTGTGCGCTACGCCCTCGGAGCCTCGCGCATGCGAGTCGTCCAGCAGCTTGTAATCGAAGGCCTTGTGCTGGGCGTTGGCGGCGGAATAATAGGTTTGGCGATAGCCCCGTCAGTAACGCAACTGCTGCTTCGCAAGATCTGGACCGATTCGTCAGGGCAGATTCCCTTTTCGTCCTCCCCCGATATTCGAGTACTGGTGTTCAACTTCGGCCTGTCTGCAGCTGTAGGACTGCTGTTCAGTCTCGCACCTGCGCTTCAGTTCTGGCGTCCCGATCTGGTACAAACGCTAAAGCAACAGCTCACAACCGCGAGTGGAGGACAACTGAGGTTACGCCGCAGCTCGGTCGCGCTGCAGATGGGTCTCAGCCTGCTGCTTCTCTTTGGCGCGGGATTATTCGTTCGGACCCTACATAACTTGAGGAATGTTGACGTCGGCTTTGCCTCGGATCATCTACTGACGTTTGGCATCTCGCCGGGGTACGCAGGCTACAAGCTTGAGCAAAATCCCGATCTGTACAAGCGCATCGTCGACACGCTCAAAGGCCTTCCCGGAGTTCGCTCGGCCGCCGCCACGAGCGATCCTGAGCTGGCAGGCAACGACAGCATGAGCAGCATCGGTATCCCCGGCTACACTCCGGGCGAGAACGAACGGATGGCCGTCGAATGGGCCGAAATCAGCCCCGGCTATTTCGATACTCTCAAGCTGCCCTCCGTAATCGGCAGAGACATTAGTGATCAGGATCATGCTGGCACAACAAAGGTCGCTGTTGTAAACGAGACCTTCGCCCGCCGCTATTTCGGAGGGCCGGACAAAGCCGTCGGACATAACTTCGCCCGCGGCGGAGCACCCGAGGACAAGCCTGAATTTCAAGTCATTGGCGTGGTGCGCGACGCAAAGCACCGCAATCTTCGCGACGAGATCGGCCCGACAGTTTATATCCCGTACACGCAGGTTGATCCCAAAAGGGGCCTAACGTTCATGCAGTTCTATGTTCGAACCTGGCAAGCCCCCGAAGAGGCGACGAATACGATCCGAACCGCCATGCAGAGCCTTGACTCAAAATTGGTCGTCGATTCTCTGCTGACGGTGGATCGGCAAATCAACAACAACGTCACGAATGAAAGCATTGTTGCCTTCCTCGCCGTGAGCTTTGGAGTTCTAGCGACCTTCCTCGCTGCAATTGGACTCTACGGAGTCCTTGCCTTCTCCACCGCGCAACGCACCCGTGAGATCGGGATTCGCATGGCCCTTGGCGCCAGCCGAAGCTCGGTGGTGCAAATGGTTTTGCGCGAAGTGCTGTGGCTCGCCGGCATCAGCGTCGCAATCGCCGTACCCTCGGCTGTGCTGCTAGCGAGATACTTGCGCAGTCAGTTGTATGGTGTCTCCAACACCGACCCACTCACGCTGGTAGCCGTTGTTGTAGTCATTGCTGCCGTCGCCATGCTCGCAGCAATGCTGCCCGCGCGCCGCGCGGCCGGCGTGAATCCAACAAAAGCGCTAAGGTATGAATAG
- a CDS encoding sodium:solute symporter family protein, giving the protein MQLTWLDWSAIIGYLGITVLMGLYFRGRSGSSMEEYFVSGRSVSWWLAGTSMVATTFSADTPLLVTGLVYTQGIAGNWLWWSFLLSGMMTVFLFARLWRRSGLLTDVQFAEMRYSGKPAAFLRGFRAIYIGLLMNCLILGWVTKAMISIVSVVMGVSEHAALAICIFVIVPFTGLYVAIGGLWGVLWTDLFQFVLKMGVVIAVAYYGISAAGGLHELLRKLQIAQPPVPTTAHGNPLKLFPDFSSGLTAEAWWTLPVITLLVFLGLQWWAFWYPGAEPGGGGYIAQRIFSAKTEKQGLLSVLWFNIAHYALRPWPWILVGLVAIVLYPNLDGSAPGRHPEDGYMLVLTQHLPASLRGLAIAGFLAAFMSTIATQLNWGASYLVADFYKRFIKPEGTQKHYVRASRVVTVFLVICAALVAAQLASIQSGWQWVLELSAGTGAVYLLRWYWWRINAWSEITAMIVALVTSLTLRLTHPFTGNAAVEFAKSASVTTAVTTVAWLIATFMTKPVSQEVLVSFYHHVRPDVRGWKPVAAIVKDVKPTRDLGRNLALWLLGCAMVYSFLFGAGYAILGHPTRGTTLLVIGIACLMILLKQLRSFVEEPEHTTRKPGTETAAFIGH; this is encoded by the coding sequence ATGCAACTCACCTGGCTCGACTGGTCCGCGATCATTGGCTACCTGGGTATTACCGTCCTGATGGGCCTCTACTTCCGTGGACGCTCCGGTAGCAGCATGGAAGAGTATTTCGTTTCGGGCCGGTCGGTTTCCTGGTGGCTGGCGGGAACGTCAATGGTCGCAACCACGTTCTCCGCCGATACGCCGCTGCTCGTGACCGGCCTTGTATACACGCAAGGAATTGCCGGCAATTGGCTCTGGTGGTCGTTCCTGCTGTCAGGAATGATGACGGTCTTCCTCTTCGCTCGGCTGTGGCGGCGATCCGGATTGCTCACCGATGTGCAGTTTGCCGAGATGCGTTATTCAGGAAAACCTGCGGCGTTTCTTCGCGGGTTTCGCGCTATATACATCGGCCTCTTGATGAATTGCCTGATCCTCGGATGGGTAACAAAAGCGATGATCAGCATCGTCAGCGTCGTCATGGGCGTCAGCGAACATGCCGCGCTTGCAATCTGCATCTTCGTTATCGTTCCCTTCACCGGACTTTACGTTGCAATTGGGGGATTGTGGGGCGTCCTCTGGACCGATCTGTTCCAATTTGTTCTCAAAATGGGAGTGGTGATCGCGGTTGCATATTACGGAATCAGCGCCGCAGGAGGCCTGCACGAGTTGCTGCGAAAGCTTCAGATTGCGCAGCCGCCGGTTCCAACAACTGCACACGGAAACCCACTGAAACTGTTTCCTGATTTCTCCAGCGGCCTCACGGCTGAGGCCTGGTGGACTCTTCCCGTAATCACTTTGCTGGTCTTTCTCGGATTGCAGTGGTGGGCATTCTGGTATCCCGGCGCCGAACCGGGCGGTGGCGGATACATCGCTCAGCGCATCTTCAGCGCAAAAACTGAGAAACAGGGATTGCTCTCTGTGCTGTGGTTCAACATTGCCCACTACGCACTTCGCCCCTGGCCTTGGATTTTGGTTGGCCTCGTTGCGATCGTTCTCTATCCAAATCTGGACGGTTCCGCGCCAGGCCGTCATCCCGAAGACGGCTACATGCTGGTGCTCACGCAACACTTGCCTGCATCACTGCGAGGTCTGGCAATTGCAGGGTTCTTGGCTGCGTTCATGTCCACGATCGCCACCCAGCTCAATTGGGGCGCGTCGTACCTGGTCGCCGACTTTTACAAACGCTTCATCAAACCAGAAGGAACACAGAAGCATTACGTCCGAGCCTCACGCGTAGTGACTGTATTTCTCGTAATCTGCGCAGCGCTTGTAGCCGCACAGCTAGCCTCAATTCAGTCCGGATGGCAGTGGGTGCTGGAGCTCAGTGCTGGCACGGGAGCCGTTTACTTGCTGCGCTGGTACTGGTGGCGGATCAACGCCTGGAGCGAGATCACGGCGATGATCGTAGCGCTCGTCACTTCGCTCACACTGCGCCTCACACATCCCTTTACGGGAAATGCCGCGGTGGAGTTTGCCAAGAGTGCAAGCGTAACGACAGCGGTCACAACCGTCGCGTGGTTGATCGCCACTTTCATGACGAAACCAGTTAGCCAGGAAGTTCTAGTGAGCTTCTATCATCACGTTCGTCCCGACGTCCGCGGATGGAAGCCGGTTGCCGCGATCGTAAAAGACGTGAAGCCCACGCGCGACCTAGGACGCAATCTTGCACTATGGCTTCTCGGCTGCGCCATGGTTTACTCGTTCCTCTTCGGAGCGGGATACGCGATCCTTGGTCATCCAACACGGGGAACTACTCTGCTGGTGATCGGGATTGCCTGTCTGATGATTCTGCTGAAGCAGCTGCGCTCATTCGTCGAAGAACCCGAGCACACGACGCGAAAGCCAGGTACGGAGACGGCCGCGTTCATCGGCCATTGA
- a CDS encoding glycoside hydrolase family 2 protein, translated as MMMKSTISLVLALASISSTAFGASPKQVIDLNRGWQFRLAPDASLNHFAGVEPEVDSTTLQRVADWTPAEVPGCIQTDLLRNKIIPEPFYRDNEKKLQWIGLEDWQYQTNFDVSGATLARKHIELVFQGLDTYATVFLNGQGVLRAENMFRIWRIDAKPYLKQGTNTLQIVFRSPINEVLKQIQGMPYHLPSISVHDADVEKGIGTDPYTRKAPYQYGWDWGPRFVTMGVWRPVALESWDDAVIRDLHIAQNEITADLANIAANLEVEADANTSAKVTINYTPTEGKAAKKVDRSVTLVRGLNRVTVPIEIDKPARWFPTGYGPQSLYEFSATLAVKRAAVDQAKVRTGLRSLQLRRDPDHWGRSMEFVINGIPVFGKGADVIPFDSFPSRVTAATYRDILQSARDANMNMIREWGGGIYESDEFYNICDELGLIIWQDFMFGGDMHPGNAEFLDNVRHEAIDQVKRLRNHPSIVIWCGNNEVETGWMHWGDRQQFKAEVGQKTAEKVWQDYMVLFNRVLPDVVVEYGESVPYWPSSPSANFEDDPDTQRIGDMHYWQVWHALAPIENYKQQVPRFMTEFGFQSFPEMSTIKSFSTPEDWDISSAVMLSHQKNKGGNGRIYDYLLRYFGQPKDFASFLYASQVMQAEAIKMGAEHFRRNRPRTMGSLYWQLNDCWPVASWSSIDYYGRWKALQYYARRFYNDLLVSPNEENSALQIYVVSDKQQVQPAQLRVRLMDLTGKVLEEKSADIQVKPLTSDIYLSLPVTQLLAQRQHEQVFIDSQLLVAGKPVSRNLYFFAKMKEVRLPQPEIKADIQGAGNTYKVTLQSTQIARDVYLSFGDLDAKFSDNYVDLLPGESMQIEVTSKASEDQLRRELKTISLYDAFLASLPVNQPKL; from the coding sequence ATGATGATGAAATCGACTATTTCGCTCGTGCTTGCCCTCGCCTCAATTTCCTCTACCGCGTTCGGCGCCAGTCCGAAGCAAGTTATCGACCTGAACCGCGGATGGCAGTTTCGTCTTGCGCCGGATGCCTCCCTAAATCACTTTGCCGGCGTTGAGCCTGAAGTCGATTCGACAACGTTGCAGCGGGTGGCTGACTGGACGCCAGCGGAAGTGCCTGGCTGCATCCAAACGGACTTGCTGCGTAACAAGATCATTCCGGAACCTTTCTATCGCGACAACGAGAAGAAGCTTCAATGGATCGGTTTGGAAGACTGGCAATATCAAACCAACTTCGATGTTTCCGGCGCCACGTTGGCGCGCAAGCACATCGAGCTTGTTTTTCAAGGCTTGGATACCTATGCAACGGTATTTCTCAATGGGCAAGGAGTGTTGCGCGCCGAGAACATGTTTCGCATCTGGCGCATTGATGCGAAGCCGTATCTGAAGCAGGGAACTAATACTCTGCAAATTGTCTTTCGCTCTCCCATCAATGAGGTCCTGAAGCAAATCCAGGGCATGCCGTACCACCTGCCTTCGATCTCAGTACACGATGCAGATGTAGAGAAGGGAATCGGTACCGATCCCTACACGCGCAAGGCGCCTTATCAATACGGCTGGGATTGGGGGCCGCGCTTCGTCACGATGGGCGTGTGGCGGCCCGTGGCGCTGGAAAGCTGGGACGATGCCGTGATCCGAGATCTGCACATTGCGCAGAACGAAATCACCGCCGATCTGGCAAATATTGCGGCAAATCTCGAAGTGGAAGCAGACGCCAACACTTCGGCCAAGGTCACGATCAATTACACACCGACCGAAGGAAAAGCCGCAAAGAAGGTTGACAGGAGCGTCACGCTGGTTCGCGGGTTGAATCGAGTGACGGTGCCGATTGAAATTGATAAGCCAGCGCGGTGGTTTCCCACCGGATACGGCCCGCAGTCTCTGTACGAGTTCTCGGCAACGCTGGCGGTCAAGAGAGCCGCTGTCGATCAAGCTAAGGTCCGCACAGGATTGCGATCATTGCAGCTCCGCCGCGATCCCGACCATTGGGGACGCAGCATGGAGTTCGTAATCAACGGCATTCCCGTATTTGGAAAAGGGGCCGATGTAATTCCATTCGACAGTTTTCCGTCGCGAGTAACGGCCGCGACTTATCGAGACATACTGCAGTCAGCCCGCGACGCGAACATGAACATGATCCGCGAGTGGGGAGGCGGGATTTACGAGAGCGACGAGTTCTACAACATCTGCGACGAACTCGGGCTGATCATCTGGCAGGACTTCATGTTCGGCGGCGACATGCATCCCGGGAATGCTGAGTTTCTGGACAACGTGCGTCACGAAGCTATCGATCAAGTGAAGCGCCTGCGTAACCATCCCAGCATCGTGATCTGGTGCGGCAACAACGAAGTAGAGACTGGGTGGATGCACTGGGGTGATCGCCAACAGTTCAAAGCGGAGGTCGGACAAAAGACCGCGGAAAAGGTCTGGCAAGACTACATGGTGCTCTTCAACCGTGTGCTGCCCGACGTAGTCGTCGAATATGGTGAGTCAGTGCCTTACTGGCCGAGTTCACCCAGCGCCAACTTCGAGGACGACCCCGATACCCAGCGCATCGGCGACATGCATTACTGGCAAGTGTGGCACGCGTTGGCTCCGATTGAGAATTACAAGCAGCAAGTGCCCCGCTTCATGACGGAGTTCGGCTTCCAGTCCTTTCCCGAAATGAGCACGATCAAATCGTTCAGCACGCCGGAGGATTGGGACATCAGCTCCGCGGTCATGCTGTCGCATCAGAAGAACAAGGGAGGCAACGGAAGGATCTACGATTATCTGCTGCGCTACTTCGGCCAGCCGAAAGACTTCGCTTCATTCCTCTACGCCAGCCAGGTGATGCAAGCGGAGGCGATCAAGATGGGAGCGGAACACTTCCGGCGTAATCGACCGCGCACGATGGGTTCGCTTTACTGGCAGCTCAACGACTGCTGGCCGGTGGCCTCGTGGTCCAGCATCGACTATTACGGCCGTTGGAAGGCGCTGCAGTACTACGCGCGACGCTTCTACAACGACCTTTTGGTGAGTCCAAATGAAGAGAACAGTGCCCTGCAAATTTACGTTGTGTCGGATAAACAGCAGGTTCAGCCCGCGCAGTTGCGCGTGAGACTGATGGACCTCACAGGCAAGGTCCTGGAAGAGAAGTCCGCGGACATTCAGGTAAAGCCGCTTACCAGCGACATCTACCTCAGCTTGCCAGTGACACAGCTTTTGGCACAGCGCCAGCATGAGCAGGTCTTCATCGATTCGCAACTTTTAGTCGCGGGCAAGCCGGTTTCTCGCAACCTTTACTTCTTCGCAAAGATGAAAGAGGTGCGCCTCCCGCAGCCTGAGATCAAGGCAGACATCCAGGGCGCCGGAAATACTTACAAAGTGACGCTGCAGTCTACGCAGATCGCGCGTGACGTTTATTTGTCGTTTGGTGATTTGGACGCCAAATTCTCCGACAACTACGTCGACTTGCTGCCTGGCGAGTCCATGCAGATCGAAGTCACAAGCAAGGCTTCGGAGGATCAGTTGCGGCGCGAGCTGAAGACTATTTCCCTCTATGACGCGTTCCTGGCCTCTTTACCAGTGAACCAGCCGAAGCTTTGA
- the lgt gene encoding prolipoprotein diacylglyceryl transferase, whose protein sequence is MYPRLFQIGHFFVPTYGVLVASGLIIGLLVTVHLARRQGINVDTMWNMGLVAILAGIVGSKLLYLFTTWQEHPDLPLNLFSFDTLQSGGVFSGGLLLSIGVCYWYAVRHHLPKLKTADSFAPGIAIGHAIGRLGCFAAGCCFGRPTNLPWGVTFTNPLAKWAGTPLGVRLHPTQIYEFLVELLIFFLLLWLFRHRSFEGQISAVYLFLYGVARYFLEFLRADPDRGSMFGGIMSATQFIALILVIGGGVMWVLCSRPQAARRSQLAATS, encoded by the coding sequence GTGTATCCCCGTCTCTTCCAAATCGGACATTTCTTCGTTCCTACATACGGCGTTCTCGTTGCGTCAGGTTTGATCATCGGGCTCCTTGTGACAGTTCACCTCGCCCGTCGTCAGGGCATTAACGTGGACACAATGTGGAACATGGGCCTGGTCGCAATCCTCGCCGGTATCGTTGGGTCGAAGCTGTTGTATCTGTTCACCACGTGGCAGGAGCACCCAGATCTGCCATTAAACCTTTTTAGCTTTGACACGCTTCAGTCTGGAGGCGTGTTTTCGGGCGGCCTGCTGCTGTCGATTGGCGTCTGCTACTGGTATGCCGTTCGGCACCACTTGCCGAAGCTCAAGACCGCCGATTCCTTTGCTCCAGGGATTGCCATTGGACACGCTATTGGGCGCCTCGGCTGCTTCGCTGCTGGGTGCTGTTTTGGGAGGCCCACGAATCTGCCATGGGGAGTGACCTTCACGAACCCATTAGCTAAATGGGCCGGCACGCCACTGGGCGTGCGACTCCATCCGACGCAGATTTACGAATTTCTTGTTGAGCTACTCATTTTTTTCCTGCTGTTGTGGCTCTTTCGACACCGCAGCTTTGAAGGGCAGATTTCGGCTGTATACCTCTTTCTCTACGGTGTTGCTCGCTACTTCTTGGAGTTTCTGCGAGCGGATCCCGATCGCGGATCGATGTTTGGCGGGATCATGAGCGCGACTCAATTCATCGCGCTAATCCTGGTCATCGGAGGCGGAGTGATGTGGGTGCTATGCTCCCGTCCGCAAGCCGCGCGCAGATCTCAGCTCGCGGCCACCTCCTGA